Proteins found in one Quercus robur chromosome 2, dhQueRobu3.1, whole genome shotgun sequence genomic segment:
- the LOC126695407 gene encoding putative disease resistance RPP13-like protein 3, which produces MGGLGKTTLARKIYNNNYVENHFDLRIWVYVSEEYRTRELLLEILKGVKPMPKVKKFMLKAELKEELFHGLELKYNLNKNQLKVALFEDLQCMKEKDDEEFRNVLLMNVELIKDSKFKKSLQDFVQNIYRKNGEGWLDMDDDELKSVLSNCLQGKRYLIVMDDIWKTDVWKELRVAFPDNLKGSRILITSRIKEVAEHASRNILPYFLPYLKKDESWKLLSKKVFQGVPCPPELEALGIQIAESCNGLPLAIVVLGGLFASDRPQTE; this is translated from the coding sequence ATGGGTGGCTTGGGTAAGACCACTCTTGCCAGGAAGATCTATAACAACAATTACGTTGAGAATCATTTTGATTTGCGTATCTGGGTTTATGTCTCTGAAGAATACAGAACTAGAGAGTTGTTGCTGGAAATTTTAAAAGGTGTGAAGCCAATGCCAAAGGTGAAAAAATTTATGTTGAAAGCCGAGTTGAAAGAGGAGTTATTCCATGGTTTGGAACTTAAGTATAACTTGAATAAGAATCAACTGAAAGTGGCACTGTTTGAAGACTTGCAATGCATGAAGGAAAAGGATGATGAAGAATTCAGAAATGTACTGTTGATGAACGTGGAACTTATAAAAGACAGCAAATTCAAGAAATCATTGCAGGATTTTGTGCAAAACATTTATAGAAAAAATGGTGAGGGATGGCTGGATATGGATGATGATGAATTGAAAAGCGTGCTGTCCAATTGCTTGCAGGGTAAGAGGTATCTGATAGTCATGGATGACATTTGGAAAACGGATGTGTGGAAAGAGTTAAGGGTAGCCTTTCCTGACAACTTGAAAGGAAGTAGGATATTGATCACAAGCCGTATAAAAGAAGTGGCAGAACATGCAAGTCGTAATATTCTTCCTTACTTTCTCCCATATCTTAAAAAAGATGAAAGTTGGAAACTCTTATCTAAGAAGGTGTTCCAAGGAGTTCCATGTCCCCCGGAACTTGAAGCTCTAGGGATACAAATTGCTGAAAGTTGTAATGGTTTGCCACTTGCAATTGTGGTGTTGGGGGGTCTTTTCGCCagtgataggccacaaactgaatga
- the LOC126712577 gene encoding uncharacterized protein LOC126712577, with product MGEVSSGTTMTMQQQQQNNQAKKKKKGRPSLLDLQKRSLKQQQQRNPNSFNLSSNPSRRASRRNPNSDSVSGEDDNDGGGDDDDDERKEKKLKLLHGLDSHPQYPTLLPNSLSFTLNPYGSDLPPNSNFDDNLEADIKRRKITAVNLGSDPMDEKVWKATDTIHGSQVESGPTTPLPDKKLLVFILDRLQKKDTHGVFSEPVDPEELPDYHDIIENPMDFGTVRKKLDGGAYANLEQFEKDVLLICTNAMQYNAPDTVFFRQARSMQELAKKDFENLRQESDDNEPQPKVVRRGRPPGKNLKKSLGGSPYELVCPEPSLDATLASGGNAGSSNTYNLRKGLTSYKSPPVDAFVRASHGSLNSETGTSWWSEWENEFPASVLKSVLKYGKKQFAVDENRRDTYQHSLDSGHGPSVLATLEGELKQLMAVGLHLEHGYARSLTRFAAGLGPVVWKIASQKIERVLPTGLKFGPGWVGENEAPKQQQSLFNEEKFSDGLIPDNDTSKALHHRTSSLNTVVANGFLSQGQEDFESTDIDSHCELISLNSSVGGLKSVPPFRVQQKPIITTDINGLNDGFGSDFSSQIRMVRLASLTGTSDSDYTSVRSQMPGINSSGKTTMYQVTQNDIELNEARFSEITRTDSGNLLGLGSGLKSHGTSQVPDGQASWQRLSMHHKHDSFPFPPDLNVRFRQTGSPSSSVQIGSPQQPDLALQL from the exons ATGGGCGAAGTATCATCAGGAACAACCATGACGATGCAACAGCAACAACAGAACAATCAggcgaagaagaagaagaagggtcgCCCTTCTCTCTTAGATCTCCAAAAGCGCTCtctcaaacaacaacaacaacgaaaCCCTAATTCCTTCAATTTAAGCTCTAACCCTAGCCGTCGCGCCTCTCGCCGGAACCCTAACTCTGACTCTGTTTCCGGCGAAGATGATAACGACGGCGGCGgagacgacgacgacgacgagcGCAAAGAAAAGAAGCTCAAGCTCCTTCACGGCCTCGATTCTCATCCTCAATACCCGACATTGTTGCCGAACTCCTTGTCCTTTACCTTGAACCCTTACGGCTCTGATCTCCCCCCGAATTCGAATTTCGACGACAATCTCGAGGCCGACATCAAACGCCGCAAGATCACCGCCGTCAATCTCGGATCTGATCCAATG GATGAAAAGGTTTGGAAAGCGACAGACACCATTCATG GTTCGCAGGTGGAGTCTGGTCCCACGACACCTTTGCCAGACAAAAAGTTGTTGGTGTTCATCCTTGACAGGCTTCAAaa AAAGGACACTCATGGAGTATTCTCGGAGCCTGTGGATCCTGAAGAG CTTCCTGATTACCATGACATCATTGAAAACCCAATGGATTTTGGAACCGTGAGGAAGAAACTAGATGGTGGAGCTTATGCCAACTTGGAACAGTTTGAG AAAGACGTGCTCCTAATTTGTACAAATGCAATGCAGTACAATGCTCCAGATACTGTATTTTTTAGACAG GCACGATCTATGCAAGAGTTGGCAAAAAAGGACTTCGAAAATTTGAGGCAAGAGAGTGATGATAATGAGCCACAACCCAAAGTTGTTCGGAGAGGCAGGCCTCCAGGCAAGAACCTGAAGAAGTCCCTTGGCGGATCTCCCTATGAGCTTGTTTGTCCAGAGCCTTCCCTAGATGCAACTCTTGCATCAGGAGGTAATGCAGGGAGTTCCAATACTTACAATTTAAGAAAAGGGTTGACTTCATACAAGTCCCCTCCTGTTGATGCATTTGTCAGGGCCTCCCATGGGTCTTTGAACAGTGAAACAGGCACTAGTTGGTGGTCTGAATGGGAGAATGAATTTCCAG CTTCTGTTTTGAAAAGTGTATTGAAGTACGGGAAGAAGCAATTTGCAGTAGATGAGAATAGGCGTGACACCTATCAGCATTCCTTGGATTCTGGGCATGGGCCATCTGTCTTGGCCACCCTCGAAGGAGAATTGAAGCAACTGATGGCG GTAGGTCTACACTTGGAGCATGGTTATGCAAGAAGCCTAACTCGATTTGCTGCAGGTCTTGGGCCTGTAGTGTGGAAGATTGCTTCTCAGAAAATTGAAAGGGTTTTGCCCACTGGACTCAAGTTTGGTCCTGGATGGGTAGGAGAAAATGAGGCACCAAAGCAGCAGCAGTCTTTATTTAATGAGGAGAAATTTTCAGATGGCTTAATACCAGATAATGATACAAGCAAGGCATTACATCACCGCACATCCAGCTTAAACACTGTTGTTGCAAATGGATTCTTGTCGCAAGGTCAAGAAGACTTTGAAAGTACAGACATAGATTCCCATTGTGAGTTGATTTCACTGAACAGCAGTGTTGGTGGGCTAAAATCCGTGCCTCCTTTTCGGGTTCAGCAGAAACCCATAATTACCACTGATATCAATGGCTTAAATGATGGTTTTGGGTCTGATTTTTCTTCGCAAATTAGGATGGTTAGACTTGCCTCATTAACCGGAACATCTGATTCTGATTATACTTCAGTGCGTTCTCAAATGCCTGGCATAAATTCAAGTGGCAAGACTACCATGTACCAAGtgacccaaaatgatattgaatTGAATGAAGCCAGGTTCTCTGAAATTACGAGAACAGACTCTGGAAATCTATTAGGCCTGGGCTCTGGCCTCAAGTCGCATGGAACATCACAAGTGCCTGATGGGCAAGCATCTTGGCAGAGATTGTCAATGCACCATAAGCATGATTCTTTTCCGTTTCCTCCTGATCTAAATGTAAGATTTCGGCAAACGGGTTCACCTAGTTCTAGTGTCCAGATTGGTTCACCTCAGCAGCCAGATTTAGCATTGCAGCTCTGA